CAGAACCCGGCAGGTTTTTCTGGTCCCAGGGAGGCCTCCACGTGCCAAATTCTGGGCTGGCCCCAGCCAGCGTGAGACAGGGGTGGGATGAGTCTGGCCATAACAAACTCCCAGATAACTATGGGCAGGGTGCTTCCTAAcatttgagcctcagtttccccacctgcaacAGGGGAAAATAATCACAACCTACTTCCCCAGAGGGTGGTGAGGATCCGACaacagcagcggcagcagcagcaagtCTGAGCCAGAGCTCGGAACGCTGTGGCCCTTCCCGAGCCACGGCCCTGCCGGGGTCCCCACTGTTGTCCTGGGAGGTGTGCAGGGGCCTCTCTGCGCCCCTGTTTCAGGAGCAGGAACCAGCTCAGCCTCTGTGGCCTGAGGGGTGATGAGAAAAGGCTTTCCGGAGGAGGAAACTGTGACCCAAGGCTTGATGGACAGGGAGAACTCGGATCTGGGCAAAGAAGGAATGGGCTGCCTTGGTTAGGTAATGAGCTGCTTGTTACTGAGACGGTGCAAGTTACAGGTGGAAGAGCCCTGGGCGGAGATGTCATTGAGGAGACTAAATAGCAGGCTGACGTTTCCTCAAAAAGTTGAACACGGAATTGCCAGGAGACCCCAGGCGGTAATTCCAGTAATTCCATTCCTGCGTAGAACTAAAAGCAGGTATTCCAACAATTCTTGCACACGGCTGTTCACAGCAGCGCTATTCGCGATAGCTACAAGGCGGAAACTTCCCCAGTGCCCATCAGCAATGGAGGGAAAGACAGACTGTAACATGTCCATACAATGGACTGTTGCTCACCCATTAAAGACAGAGAGTGCGGATGCTTACCGCAGCACAGACGGACCTGAACAATgttgtgctgagtgaagtaagccagacacgAAAGGCCACGTACTGTGTGATTTGTTTTGTGTTAAACGTCCAGCCCAGGCAAAGCCACAGAGTGGGAGAGCGGATTGGTAGTTGTCAGGGGCCGAGGGGGACGTGGGATTGGGGAGTGAGTCCTTAATGAGCACAGTTTtacggggggggggaggggcggtgaaaatgttttggaactagaggTGGGGTTCACACAACATCATGAATGTGCTAAACGACACCTaaatgttcactttaaaatgatcaAATTTATGTTAGTGAGTGTCAGCTCGATTTAAAACAATAAGCGATGGGTTGGACCCGATGAGGTTTAAGGTCGGGTCCACCCTGAGGACTGATGCCATGGGGCACCGGCGGTGCCGCCCAGCTCGAGATGGCCCAGAGCTTCTCCTGGCTCTCTGGGGTTAAGGAGGGGCCAGCACCACCCTCTCGCCCAGGGCCACAGCCTTTGGAGGCACCCGGGAGTATCCTGCCGTAAGACATGGGCTGGTCCACTGTCAGGGACACGGGCTTTAGTGACCGACAGGCCTGGGTTCGAGTCCTGGCTGCAGTCCTTCCTATGTGACCCCCAGCAAGTGACTCGCCACCCTGAGCTTCCGTCAGGGTCCCCTTCAGTGTAGCAATAACAGCTTCCTCCCTGCGGGGCTGCGCTGAGGATGTCAAGTAGCTGGCTGCGCGAGCAGTGTGGGCACCCTGAGTTCAGAAGCTGTAATGAACGAGAACACTCAGGCTAAAATCCAAAACCCACAGGCCACCGCCGCCAGgccctgacccctccctcccctctgcccccactgtCCTTctccgccgccccccaccccccggggaaCATTCTCACCCCGGCCCTTTGTGAACTTCCACGTCTCAGAGATGCCTCCCCATCTAGAAACTGTCCCTCACAAATGCAgcccccccccagcctcctctgGACTCACCACCGTCTCTCACCAGTTCTGTTCACTCCCACGCTCCCCTGCTCATCAGCTGTCTTCCCCTGGACTGTCGGCTCCACGGCGGCGGGGCCCTAGCCGCGTGTTTACCGCTGTATCCCCGGCATTTGGAACAGGGTCTGGGGGACAGGGCACGCTCAGCGAGCACACCGACGACTGAACGACTGAACGCGCAAACAAACCAAGAATGAGTGGACggaggaatttaaaaagaaatgaggaggcACCACAGCGCTAACCCACCACGCCTTCTTCTTGTCCCCCCGCAGGACGCAGCTGGGACAGCACGGTGATGAAGACCCTGAGGGGCggccccctgctgctgctgctgctgctgctcctggggccACCGGATGTCTCCCAGGCCCAGAAGTGCACCGGGCACCCCGCCATCCCCGGCGTCCCGGGCATTCCGGGGACACCAGGAGCTGATGGCACACCTGGGACGCCagggataaagggagagaaaggtgCTGTGTACTCTGGGGACACATTGGTGTCACTGACTGAGGCCCTGCCCCGTCCCAAGTCACAGTTGCCCACTTTAGAGGTTGCAAAAACACTTCATCCATCCATCAGCTGGCTGAGCCCTCGCTATAACTTTGCCAGGAGGGAATTCggattcccattttacagatgggaacacTGATGTCCAGAAAGGCCACTGACTTGCCCCaaggagctcagtaaatgttgagGCTGAGATGAGATGGCAGGTCTCTGACCACTAAATCCAGGTAGAGAGAGGGTGCCACCACAGTCACGCCTCCCTGGGCTACCTGTCTGAATGGCTGTTCCCTCCCCTGTAAAATGCAGACGGTACTTTGTGGGCTTGTCACAGGGATCCAGTGAGACTTCCTGCCATCCAGAGGCCCCCGTGAAATGTAGTTCCTGCATTCACTGACTCAGAGCCAACCAGCCTGTCCCCCCGGATGGGCTCATTCCGTCCTCACAAGCCCACAAAATCTcatcatccccactttacagacgagGAGGCTGAGCCGTGGAGAATCTGACTGAGTCAAGGTGGCACAGCTAATAACAGCAGACGTGACGTGATACGTACTTCTGTCTGTCCCCCGAACCCATGTTCTCCGCCACTAACCTCCGCCACTAACCTCCGCCACTCTATGGGAAAGAGGTTTTATCTTGTGTTGTGCCAAGCGGAGGGGTAGCAGCTTCTTGGAGTGGTGGAGTGGGAGGGTTCCAAGCCCCCCTTCCAGGTTCAGCAAGAAAGTCTGCACAATTGGTTGGAGACGTCAGCcacgggggaggggacagagcggGACCGCATGTGTGCCAATGATTACCCGGCCCTCGGGCTGAGGGCTGAGCAAGGGTGCCGTGTGAGCTAGTGAGGAGGGCTGGCCCAGCCCCTTCCCCGGGGagaccctgctcccaccccatGGGTGTCAGTCCCCACCGTAGCCAAGCACATCACAGACTTGGAGAGCTGGGCTGGAAGGGGACTTGGGGGCCCTCGGACCAGCCCCCTCTTTTTCACAAATGAGAGGCTAAGGCCCAGAGACGAGCAGGGACCTGCCCAAGGTTGCTCAGCCAGGCCCCCTGCCTCTTAGCCCAGGGCCCCTTTCTTCGGTTCTTGGTAATCTCTTGCCTCTGCTTTTCCAGGGATGCCAGGGGTAGCTGGCGACCACGGCGAGTTTGGCGAGAAGGGGGACCCGGGGATCCCAGGGAAGCCGGGAAAAGTCGGCCCCAAGGGCCCCATGGGCCCCAaaggctccccagggccccccggACCCCGTGGCCCCAAGGGGGAATCGGGAGACTACAGGGCTACACAGAAAATCGCCTTCTCCGTCACGCGGACCGTCAACACGCCGCTGCGGAAGGACCAGACCATCCGCTTCGACCACATAATCACCAACGAGAACAACAACTACGAGCCTCGCAGCGGCAAGTTCATCTGCAAGGTGCCCGGCCTCTACTACTTCGCCTACCACGCCAGCTCACGAGGCAACCTGTGTGTGAACCTCATGCGGGGCCGTGACCGCGGGCAGAAGGTGGTCACTTTCTGCGACTACGTGCAGAGCACCTTCCAGGTCACCACGGGCGGCATCGTGCTCaagctggaggagggggagagcgTCTTCCTGCAGGCCACAGAAAAGAACTCCCTGCTGGGCATGGAAGGTGCCAACAGCATCTTCTCTGGGTTCCTGCTCTTCCCGAACCCAGAGGCGTGACCGTGGGGCTGattcatccccctccccacccctcgcccACCAGCAAAGCTCACTTTACCCCCA
This Phyllostomus discolor isolate MPI-MPIP mPhyDis1 chromosome 5, mPhyDis1.pri.v3, whole genome shotgun sequence DNA region includes the following protein-coding sequences:
- the C1QB gene encoding complement C1q subcomponent subunit B, giving the protein MRVSSSTGTEAQTSGRDLLTRAALVLVPVPAGQPRRRGVTSLETQPQNEAVSSLASGRARSRIEVSDSSSSAQAPGLPHVHFIEEHPVPLEAREVRGPGTEPPAVDILPGQPVPPTAAELAKPNSPLAHPIYGKSLRTAETGPETACRQQDGRASGSRLLVPVLRHQRAPPQDARFPGRSWDSTVMKTLRGGPLLLLLLLLLGPPDVSQAQKCTGHPAIPGVPGIPGTPGADGTPGTPGIKGEKGMPGVAGDHGEFGEKGDPGIPGKPGKVGPKGPMGPKGSPGPPGPRGPKGESGDYRATQKIAFSVTRTVNTPLRKDQTIRFDHIITNENNNYEPRSGKFICKVPGLYYFAYHASSRGNLCVNLMRGRDRGQKVVTFCDYVQSTFQVTTGGIVLKLEEGESVFLQATEKNSLLGMEGANSIFSGFLLFPNPEA